A single region of the Nitrospirota bacterium genome encodes:
- a CDS encoding peroxidase family protein, with translation MGRIVKWSWLAMATGICVLEGCAGQSPFATYVDSTKDCAEMLVQRDMQKVAKLRERRFLGKVPESTARCLGGTHAESLREGPWLDWPNYWAASDISSRAPARLFAHAKVLGPNAHGINGALYDLEVQRIELISFNLFDNNGTYESYVTGRDGGAGPVFKTWPELRLPQRHPDYTAVGGDRTQVCRGELIRFRNLSGICNDIRNPLMGSTQQLFARNVPFDATFPDLGLNELTRNRHADRVGLLKPDPQVISRTLFTRRQSQPDRCREGHGLAGGAKEAECDYKQAPFFNVLAAFWIQFMTHDWFAHVEEGHNRPDWMPLGCVTQLVKNVEQPLTGDAIKQLGCRPDDKIDAALIADSTEPRAFTKDGKTYLTRAPKTTANHVTAWWDASQLYGYDERSGKRVKRDPKDSAKLWLMPVEAEGKPGYLPIFESGDPINQEWSGQEATAFPDNWSIGLSFYHNVFAREHNAFVEAFRKQAELTPESDSGLRNPAEPDRVIRYRDVTPTELFEVARLVIAAEIAKIHTIEWTTQLLYNEPMNRGMHANWSGVFEKQELVADALQEVVRRLGDSEDARKANSLYAALAAGPGIFGLGNRVYEGLPIVGLIDPGKVDRWDLKNDDHINGGVNHFGSPFNFPEEFITVYRLHPLLPDLIDYREWNREPNVVRQKVPVIETFRGKATGAMREKGLTNWALSMGRQRLGSLTLQNHPQFLQNLTMNRLQSPTRQIDVAALDLIRDRERGVPRYNEFRRQYGLMQLTSFNDFVDQREKDAKKRSEQEQLVKTLREVYGQHRCDASKRITDARLNDDGSPINDCLGHPNGAMVDNIEDVDTVVGWLAEFRRPHGFAISETQFVVFILNASRRLFSDRFFTSSFRPEFYTSFGVDWVMHNGPGPAQMEQGTINGHTQPVSPMKRVLLRTMPELAGELQGVVNAFDPWARDRGEYYSLDWKARAGAEQDEAFASKKE, from the coding sequence ATGGGACGCATAGTGAAATGGTCATGGCTTGCCATGGCCACAGGAATCTGTGTGCTCGAAGGCTGCGCCGGGCAGAGTCCGTTTGCGACCTATGTGGACTCCACAAAAGATTGTGCTGAGATGCTTGTGCAACGGGATATGCAGAAAGTTGCGAAGCTACGAGAGCGGCGATTCCTGGGCAAGGTGCCGGAGAGCACCGCCCGGTGCCTTGGAGGGACCCATGCCGAGAGTCTTCGCGAAGGGCCTTGGCTGGATTGGCCCAACTATTGGGCCGCCAGCGATATCTCCTCACGAGCCCCTGCGCGTTTGTTTGCCCATGCCAAGGTGCTGGGCCCCAACGCGCACGGGATCAACGGCGCGCTCTACGATCTGGAGGTTCAGCGGATCGAACTCATCTCATTCAACCTCTTTGACAACAATGGGACCTACGAATCCTACGTTACTGGGCGCGACGGCGGGGCCGGGCCGGTGTTCAAAACCTGGCCGGAGTTGCGATTGCCGCAGCGCCATCCCGACTATACAGCCGTCGGCGGCGACCGAACACAAGTCTGCCGGGGAGAGTTGATTCGCTTTCGCAATCTGAGCGGCATCTGCAACGATATCCGCAATCCCTTGATGGGGTCGACGCAACAACTGTTCGCGCGGAACGTGCCGTTCGACGCGACGTTTCCCGATCTGGGTCTGAACGAGCTCACCAGGAATCGCCATGCAGATCGTGTGGGGCTCCTCAAGCCGGACCCCCAAGTCATCAGCCGGACACTCTTCACGCGCCGGCAATCGCAGCCCGATAGATGCCGCGAGGGCCATGGGTTGGCAGGCGGCGCGAAGGAAGCCGAGTGCGATTACAAGCAGGCTCCCTTCTTCAATGTGCTGGCCGCCTTCTGGATCCAGTTCATGACCCACGATTGGTTCGCCCATGTGGAAGAGGGCCACAATCGGCCAGACTGGATGCCTCTCGGTTGTGTCACGCAACTGGTCAAGAACGTCGAGCAGCCGCTGACCGGTGACGCGATTAAGCAGTTGGGTTGCCGGCCCGACGACAAGATCGATGCAGCCTTGATCGCCGACAGCACGGAGCCACGGGCATTTACGAAGGATGGCAAGACGTACCTCACGCGAGCGCCGAAGACGACCGCCAATCACGTCACTGCCTGGTGGGATGCCTCGCAGCTCTATGGATACGACGAGCGCTCCGGTAAACGTGTGAAGCGCGACCCCAAGGACTCAGCCAAGTTGTGGCTCATGCCGGTTGAAGCGGAAGGCAAACCAGGATATCTGCCGATCTTTGAATCGGGTGATCCGATCAACCAGGAATGGTCCGGCCAGGAGGCCACGGCCTTCCCCGACAACTGGTCCATCGGGCTGAGCTTCTACCATAATGTCTTTGCCCGCGAGCACAACGCGTTCGTCGAGGCATTCCGCAAGCAGGCCGAGCTCACGCCCGAGAGCGACAGCGGTCTGCGAAATCCCGCCGAACCGGACCGCGTTATCCGCTATAGAGACGTCACTCCGACCGAGTTGTTTGAAGTGGCCCGGCTGGTGATTGCGGCGGAGATTGCCAAGATCCACACCATCGAATGGACTACACAGTTACTCTACAACGAGCCGATGAACCGGGGCATGCATGCCAACTGGAGCGGGGTCTTTGAGAAGCAGGAGTTGGTGGCGGATGCGCTGCAGGAAGTCGTGCGGCGCCTCGGCGATTCGGAGGATGCCAGGAAGGCGAACAGCCTCTACGCGGCGCTGGCAGCCGGGCCCGGCATCTTCGGCTTGGGCAACCGGGTCTATGAGGGCCTGCCGATCGTAGGCCTGATCGATCCCGGCAAAGTCGACCGCTGGGATTTGAAGAACGACGACCACATCAACGGGGGCGTGAACCATTTCGGCTCCCCCTTCAACTTCCCCGAGGAGTTCATCACGGTGTACCGGCTGCATCCGCTGTTGCCGGACCTGATCGACTACCGGGAGTGGAACAGGGAGCCGAACGTCGTCCGGCAGAAGGTGCCGGTGATCGAGACCTTCCGGGGCAAGGCCACCGGGGCGATGCGCGAGAAGGGCCTCACCAATTGGGCGCTCAGCATGGGCCGCCAGCGGCTGGGGTCATTGACCCTGCAGAACCATCCGCAGTTTCTGCAGAACCTCACGATGAATCGCCTGCAGTCTCCCACCAGACAGATCGACGTGGCCGCGCTCGATCTCATCAGGGATCGGGAGCGGGGCGTCCCGCGCTACAACGAGTTCCGCCGGCAATATGGTCTCATGCAGTTGACCAGCTTCAACGACTTCGTGGACCAGCGCGAAAAGGATGCAAAGAAGCGGAGCGAGCAAGAGCAGCTCGTGAAGACCTTGCGCGAGGTCTACGGACAGCACCGGTGCGATGCCTCCAAGAGGATTACCGACGCCCGGTTGAACGACGACGGCTCACCCATCAACGATTGTCTGGGCCATCCGAACGGCGCCATGGTCGACAACATCGAGGACGTCGATACGGTGGTGGGATGGCTGGCGGAGTTCCGGCGGCCGCATGGCTTCGCCATTTCCGAAACCCAGTTCGTCGTGTTCATCCTCAACGCCTCGCGCCGCCTCTTCAGCGACCGGTTTTTCACGTCCAGCTTCCGCCCGGAATTTTACACGTCGTTCGGCGTCGATTGGGTCATGCACAATGGACCGGGTCCGGCGCAGATGGAGCAGGGGACGATCAACGGGCACACACAGCCGGTCTCTCCCATGAAACGTGTGCTCTTGCGGACGATGCCGGAACTGGCGGGCGAACTTCAAGGGGTGGTGAATGCGTTCGACCCCTGGGCCAGGGATCGTGGGGAATACTACAGCCTGGATTGGAAGGCGCGGGCTGGGGCAGAACAAGATGAGGCGTTCGCCAGCAAGAAGGAGTGA
- a CDS encoding addiction module protein: MSKSVAQLEQEARHLPTQDRALLAQHLIASIDPGEDVDAEAAWLEEAERRYQSYRQGILTAKPADQVFREAKSQLT; encoded by the coding sequence ATGTCAAAGTCAGTCGCGCAGCTTGAACAGGAAGCTCGGCACTTGCCGACACAAGATCGTGCATTGTTGGCGCAACACCTCATTGCGAGCATCGACCCCGGCGAAGATGTCGATGCGGAAGCAGCTTGGCTGGAGGAAGCTGAAAGACGTTACCAGTCGTACCGGCAGGGAATACTGACTGCCAAGCCAGCCGATCAAGTCTTTCGCGAAGCAAAATCCCAACTCACATGA
- a CDS encoding type II toxin-antitoxin system RelE/ParE family toxin codes for MIAIVFLSPAQEEMTAAARYYQSQSIGLGAEFLSEVERTIAAITSHPKAAPKIKQDVRRRLLKRFPFGILYVATVDEIVVLAVMHLRRRPGYWEGRFGSLKQS; via the coding sequence ATGATCGCGATCGTCTTTCTTTCTCCCGCGCAGGAGGAAATGACGGCCGCAGCACGCTACTACCAAAGCCAATCAATAGGTTTGGGAGCGGAGTTTCTCTCCGAAGTAGAACGAACGATTGCCGCCATTACCTCACACCCAAAAGCCGCTCCGAAAATAAAGCAGGATGTCCGGCGTCGTCTCTTGAAGCGGTTTCCCTTCGGTATTCTCTATGTCGCCACCGTCGATGAAATCGTGGTCCTCGCCGTCATGCATCTCCGCCGCCGCCCCGGTTACTGGGAAGGCCGGTTCGGCTCACTAAAACAATCATAG
- a CDS encoding lytic transglycosylase domain-containing protein, with amino-acid sequence MSSRPNRHSPKRSRRRTKRGRRKPVRAFWRFLLARWNNFRRVMKAVLKSPPTMRAVMIAVLLLLLWLGVNWAYHAFNKPSEVLFPLDRALNKRPIETWKEYGSLFREHATSVITAELLAALAQTEGAGNPVARTYWRWHLSWNPFEWYQPASSAVGMYQITDGTFREATRYCIHDHVVVEDGPWNDLNSCWFNSLYTRVLPSHAIEVTSASLDRAVAKAIGTRLGGRVTLRQKQDLAALIHLCGAGAGHAYASRGFRLTPSQRCGDHDVSSYLARVNALKYEFSKPAAGDKAIRRER; translated from the coding sequence ATGTCCTCTCGTCCCAATCGCCACTCCCCCAAACGTTCCCGCCGCCGAACGAAGCGCGGGCGTCGCAAGCCGGTCAGAGCCTTCTGGCGGTTTCTGCTCGCACGGTGGAATAATTTTCGTCGAGTGATGAAAGCCGTGCTCAAGTCGCCGCCGACGATGCGGGCCGTCATGATTGCCGTCCTCCTTCTCCTCCTGTGGCTCGGCGTCAACTGGGCCTATCACGCGTTCAACAAGCCGAGCGAAGTCCTCTTTCCCCTGGACCGGGCCCTCAACAAACGTCCCATCGAAACCTGGAAGGAATACGGCTCGCTCTTCCGCGAACATGCGACCTCGGTCATCACCGCCGAGCTGCTGGCGGCGTTGGCGCAGACGGAGGGAGCGGGCAATCCGGTGGCGCGGACCTACTGGCGCTGGCATCTTTCGTGGAATCCGTTTGAGTGGTACCAGCCTGCGTCGAGCGCGGTCGGCATGTATCAGATCACAGACGGGACCTTCCGCGAGGCGACGCGCTACTGTATCCACGACCACGTGGTCGTCGAGGACGGCCCCTGGAACGATCTGAACTCCTGTTGGTTCAACAGCCTCTACACCCGCGTCCTGCCGAGCCATGCCATCGAAGTGACCTCGGCCTCGCTCGATCGCGCGGTCGCCAAGGCGATCGGCACCAGGCTGGGCGGCAGGGTCACTCTTCGACAGAAGCAGGATCTCGCGGCCTTGATACACCTCTGTGGAGCCGGGGCCGGCCATGCCTATGCCTCACGAGGATTCCGGCTGACTCCCAGCCAACGGTGCGGCGACCACGACGTGAGCAGCTATCTGGCCAGAGTCAATGCCTTGAAATACGAATTCTCCAAACCGGCGGCAGGAGACAAGGCGATCAGACGAGAGCGCTGA
- a CDS encoding AEC family transporter, which produces MPPSHQAFLILFVAGALLRLSGLLTKHHAERLGLFVFSVSLPATILVSLDRVAFAPTAWKVPLAACLLTLSLVLVSWPLARSLHLARPTQGGFLLAVGCINSVYFAYPVVLATFGEEGLAQAILFDLGQTMLTLTALYALAAWHGTASPSAGSSLTRLLKSPPFWAMTTVLAMKGVGLHLPSWLQTILTPVHLTTTPLASLVLGLSISFEAVRRTWPLTLLGVALRMGGGLLLGWTVAWLLDLTGLERAVVILIAAMPSAVTAVIFATETGLDEDLVASIVALSICLGVALLPWLPQLAALLAGR; this is translated from the coding sequence ATGCCCCCCTCCCACCAAGCCTTCCTCATCCTCTTCGTCGCCGGCGCGTTACTGCGCCTCTCCGGCCTGCTGACGAAGCACCATGCCGAACGGCTGGGCCTCTTCGTCTTTTCCGTCAGTCTGCCTGCCACGATTCTCGTGTCGCTCGATCGCGTCGCCTTCGCGCCGACGGCCTGGAAGGTGCCACTGGCCGCCTGCCTTCTGACGCTCTCGCTCGTGCTCGTCTCCTGGCCGCTCGCCAGATCGCTGCATCTCGCCCGCCCGACGCAGGGCGGATTCCTGCTCGCCGTCGGCTGCATCAATTCCGTGTACTTCGCCTATCCCGTGGTACTGGCAACGTTCGGCGAGGAAGGGCTCGCGCAGGCGATTCTCTTCGACCTGGGCCAAACCATGCTCACCCTCACGGCACTCTATGCGCTGGCCGCATGGCATGGCACCGCCTCACCATCGGCGGGCTCCTCGCTGACACGACTGCTCAAGTCTCCCCCCTTCTGGGCCATGACCACCGTGCTGGCCATGAAAGGAGTAGGACTCCATCTGCCCTCCTGGCTCCAGACGATCTTGACGCCGGTCCATCTCACGACCACTCCTCTCGCGAGCCTGGTCCTCGGCCTCTCGATCAGTTTCGAGGCGGTACGGAGAACCTGGCCCCTGACCTTGCTGGGCGTGGCGCTGCGGATGGGGGGCGGCCTGTTGTTGGGATGGACTGTCGCCTGGCTGCTGGATCTCACCGGTTTGGAACGAGCGGTCGTGATCCTGATCGCCGCGATGCCCTCGGCTGTGACGGCGGTAATCTTCGCGACGGAAACCGGCCTGGATGAAGATCTGGTCGCCTCGATCGTGGCCCTGTCGATCTGTCTCGGGGTGGCTCTGCTGCCCTGGCTGCCCCAGCTCGCCGCCCTGCTAGCAGGCCGTTGA